From Amia ocellicauda isolate fAmiCal2 chromosome 12, fAmiCal2.hap1, whole genome shotgun sequence, a single genomic window includes:
- the LOC136764622 gene encoding solute carrier family 22 member 6 yields MGFAEVLEQVGSTGRFQVIHVTLLSLPVLLMASHNLLQNFVAAVPGHHCAPANLSAGDPPASPARLLSAPLDAQGRLLRCRRYTRPQWLLLPGNDSAAAPELQNLSSSELESCEDGWVYERTEMSSNIITEWNLVCELRSLKQMSQTIYMGGVLVGAMIFGGLSDRFGRRFLLLFSHLLMAVSGTCVAFSQSFSAFCCFRFMGGAAMSGIILNSFSLIVEWIPTQIRTIVGTGTGYCYTIGQLVLTAVAYSIRDWRWLTLAVSLPFYVSFLYSWWLVESARWLVLNGKEDVAVKNLHRVSRINGRKKEGKKITPETLCSAMHKELSSSRGSHSALDLLRTPGMRRITICLSCVWFSTSFGYYGLSMDLQKFGVDIYLIQVIFSCVDIPAKFITTVVMALLGRRPSQSGTLLLAGITVLSNILVPAELQTVRTSLAVMGKGCLAASFHNCYLYSGELYPTVIRQNGMGWVSTMARIGSMVAPMVLLLGDLLPSLPGLIYGGAPFVAGIFALFLPETLGQQLPDTIQDVEERFAGRGPSDVPPIEEELVLKEVKNSLMKEAI; encoded by the exons ATGGGCTTCGCCGAGGTTCTGGAGCAGGTGGGCAGCACCGGGCGCTTCCAGGTGATCCACGTCACGCTGCTGTCACTGCCAGTCCTGCTGATGGCCAGTCACAACCTGCTGCAGAACTTCGTGGCCGCCGTGCCCGGGCACCACTGCGCCCCCGCCAACCTCAGCGCCGGCGACCCGCCCGCGTCCCCCGCCCGGCTGCTCTCGGCGCCGCTGGACGCGCAGGGCCGGTTGCTGCGGTGCCGGCGCTACACTCGCCCGCAGTGGCTGCTGCTCCCCGGCAACGACAGCGCCGCCGCCCCGGAGCTCCAGAACCTGAGCTCGTCCGAGCTGGAGAGCTGCGAGGACGGCTGGGTGTACGAGCGCACCGAGATGAGCAGCAACATCATCACTGAG tGGAACCTGGTGTGTGAGCTACGTTCTCTGAAGCAGATGAGTCAGACCATTTACATGGGGGGTGTGCTAGTTGGCGCCATGATCTTTGGGGGGCTGTCTGACAG gtttGGCCGGCGCTtcctgctcctgttctctcaCCTGCTGATGGCAGTCAGTGGGACCTGCGTGGCCTTCTCGCAATCCTTCTCAGCCTTCTGCTGCTTTCGCTTCATGGGCGGCGCAGCAATGTCTGGGATCATCCTCAACTCCTTCTCTCTCa TTGTGGAGTGGATTCCCACACAAATCCGCACAATTGTGGGCACAGGGACCGGCTACTGCTACACCATTGGCCAGCTGGTCCTGACAGCGGTGGCCTACAGCATCAGAGACTGGCGCTGGCTCACCCTGGCCGTCTCCCTGCCCTTCTACGTCTCCTTCCTGTACTcctg GTGGTTGGTGGAATCGGCGCGCTGGCTGgtgctgaatgggaaagaagacGTGGCCGTCAAGAACCTGCACAGGGTGTCTCGCATCAATGGCCGCAAAAAGGAGGGGAAGAAAATCACCCCTGAg aCACTGTGCTCTGCAATGCACAAGGAGCTGTCATCCTCCCGGGGGTCCCACTCAGCCCTGGACCTGCTGCGGACCCCGGGCATGCGCCGCATTACCATCTGCCTGTCGTGTGTCTG gttCTCCACCAGTTTTGGATACTACGGTCTGTCGATGGACCTGCAGAAGTTTGGCGTCGATATCTACCTGATCCAGGTCATCTTCAGCTGCGTGGACATCCCCGCCAAGTTCATCACCACAGTGGTCATGGCACTGCTGGGGAGGCGGCCCTCGCAGTCTGGCACCCTGCTGCTGGCTGGCATCACCGTGCTCTCCAACATCCTGGTTCCAgctg agCTGCAGACCGTGCGCACCAGTCTGGCTGTAATGGGGAAGGGCTGCCTGGCCGCCTCCTTCCATAACTGTTATCTGTACTCTGGAGAGCTGTACCCTACTGTAATCCG tcagAATGGTATGGGCTGGGTGTCTACGATGGCGCGGATCGGGTCTATGGTCGCTCCTATGGTGCTGTTGTTAGGGGATCTGCTGCCCTCGTTGCCGGGGCTGATCTACGGAGGGGCGCCCTTCGTGGCCGGAATCTTCGCCCTCTTCCTGCCGGAGACGCTGGGGCAGCAACTGCCCGACACCATCCAGGACGTGGAGGAAAG